The window CGGAACGGTTGGTGGCCTAGAAAACGGACGGGTTGGTTCGTCATCCGCGCATCAAAGCGCAGCTCTGGTCAGTAGGCAAACCGTCCTAGATATTGGGTCCGGGAGAGTCGGGCGCTACCGGTCGTCCTCGCGGGTCGGCCGAGTTCCGAAATCTCGTTTCCGTCGGCTCGCCGATGAGCGACTCGCGGTTGACTAAGGTTTCCAATTACCGCAGGTTGCATTACAGCATATTAATCTTTTCCTCCCATAGCTTCTCCTGCAGATTGACATATATGTCAACTTCCTATGATGTTCCGGCAGAATTGGCGGCGCTTGAGCAGGCCGGACATCTCGTAACTTACAAGCCGCGTCGGCAACTGCCGCGGCGCAGGCTCTACTTGGGGTCTCAGGCTGTGAAAGATCTCACCGATACAAATTCGGCTTTCGCTGCTCTCGGCCTGCAAGGCAGGGTGCGAGATATCTTTGAGACATGGACAGTTGGCGGCCGAGTGTGGGCGGATGTGAAAGGGAAACCGCGATTTCTCAAGCCGATCTTCCCGCCAAAACCTGAAGTCTGGGAAATGCTCATGATTGAACCCGGAGCGCAGGTTAGAATATTCTTTGTCTTCGCTGAGCCGGATACAATCGTCGCAAGTCATATGCGGACCAGGTCGTTTCTAGGCAAGCGAAATTCTGAGAACTGGAAGGAAGCTAAGTCCGACTGCATGAGTGCATGGAATAAGCTTTTCCCTCATCCGCCCTTCAAGGGCACTAAAATTTATGACTACGTCACGGAGAATTGCGATGCCTTCGCTATCTGAACTCGCACCTCTGACTCCAGAACAACGAGCTGACTATGGCGTAGCTCGTGCAAAAAGCATCGCGTTTGAAGCTGTACTGAATCTTTGGCGTCGTCGCCGCGACCAGGGGAAAACGCAGGCCGAATTGGCGAAGAGCCTTGGTAGAGATGAGGGGTGGCTATCAAAAAATCTAAGGGGTCCTGGCAATTGGACCATGAAAACATTTGGTGAATTGGTAGAAGCATTGGACGGCGATATAGAAATCGTTGTGCATGGGAACGAGGATACTTTATCGACTACTGTTAATTCTCATGCCTATGCTGGCTATGAGCCTCAAGACAGAATTGTCTTAACAAGTCGCCTCTTTTCGCCTGTTCCGATGTCGACTGGAAGCGCGGCTCCAGTTGTTGGAGCGTCCAGTTGGATGACTACACACCCGCTTGTCTCCGCAACACCTTCGGTCAAATCATGAGTTCTCGGTCTGCATCTGTTTTAATCTGTGATGATCTCCTTATTGCCCTGAACGGCAAGTTCACAGCGGCAGGCATCTACACTACGGACATTGGGATACCCGTTGATCGCGTCAATTTGGCGCAACTCGTATTCCTATTCCAGATTGAAACTGACATAGCTGAACCCTTTAGATCGTTAGCGCTGGAAGTCAGATTTCCAGGTGAACCTCCGCGGCGGACAGATGTTCACCTACAGGATGTCCCCCGCTGGGATGACGGGCGAACAAAAGTGAAGGCCCTCGTTCCGTTTTTGGTGCAGCAGCCAGTCCTTCGGCCCGGTGCAATAGAATCATTCTTGCTGCATGACGGACAGGAACTTCTCGCGGGTAGAAATTGGGTTACGTTGCAATCCGGTGTGGCTCCTCCGAGTGAGCCCTCCTGAATGTCATAGGACGGTCATTGCGCAGGAGCGCGTGACTGTGATCTCAGGCCGTTCTCGCGGTCGATGCGGAGCCATTCGTTCGATGCAATTCGTTGAAACCGCCGCTCCCAAGACCCCAAGATAAAGACTACGCACGCGAACAATACGAACCCGATCGCCAGTGACGGAACGCGAGCGAGCCCTAAGTATACTTCGGACACGCCAAAGCCGGCAGCAAAAGCAAAATATCCGGCTACGCTCGGCTTGATATACGGTCGACCGACCAGGCGCATTGCCTCGCGCTCGGCTTCGACTGTGACACTCTCTTCATAGGTCATTATTCACCCTTAAATTCTGGGCCGCTTGCCATCTTCGCCTAAAACTGTGCTCCCCTAGCAGGCTACGCTGGCTGTGCTAGTATGTCACCGGGTGCTCGCCGGGGGCCGGTGACATGAATGCCTGATCTCACCCAGACAGATCATCATCAGTCAGAAGCTCAGAAAATCTATAGAGGCGAATAGCGGCTTCGCCGCGGTAGCTCTTTTCCGCCTCCATGAAAACATAACGGTATTTTCCGGCTGCCATCATTTGTAAGACTGGATTGAGGACATCAGCTGGCATGTGAAGGTTGGCTGAATAATCCTTGCCGCGATGCGAGATCCAGCCGACTGCTTTCGGCTGGTCCGTTGATTTACGCTCCGACTCCACGAGCCGATAGTCCGGGAAGCATGTGAGTTTAGCCTTCGCCGCAACTAAAGCTTTTGGCTGGAGAATTACCCCCTCGATGACCAGGTGGCGGAAGTCATCATAGGGGCCGCTACTAAATTTCGTGACGGCGACGCCAAACATGTAGTCCCAATGCCAGTCTCGAATTTCGATGACGTGATAAACGCGTTCGACGCGGGGTCTTCCAGGCGCCCGCTTTCGCTTTTTCGCTGGCGCAATATTTTTCGCTTGATCTTGTTGACCTGACACGGCCACCGCTCCAAACCGCGTGCTCATCGACCAGTGACGCTTCTGACAATCGGCCGCGTGCGAAATTCACCCGAGTGTTCTTGCGCTCGCAATTCGTAACCATTCGGCCTCGCCAGCGGGGGTTATCCCATAATATGGCACTCGATCGCCGCCGCGCTCCTGAACGATCTCAACATAGCCGCGAGCAGCAAGACGCTCCGTCGTGGCTAGGCCCGTTCCCTTGAAATAGCCGATGGCACCTTTGGCCTTGAAATATATCTCTAAGGCAGCAACTTCGAGCTTTCGCATCGGAGAGGCTTTAACGATCGCCTCCCACTCACCATCAGCATAGACACGCATCCCGTTCGGATATTTCCCAACCGGCAATTCCTCCATGCCGATTTGGCCTGCTTGCCAGCGCTCATACGCATTCGAGAGAGGATCGTCTGCCGATCTGCTGCTTTTGCCAA is drawn from Nitrobacteraceae bacterium AZCC 2146 and contains these coding sequences:
- a CDS encoding hypothetical protein (product_source=Hypo-rule applied; transmembrane_helix_parts=Inside_1_25,TMhelix_26_48,Outside_49_52,TMhelix_53_70,Inside_71_100); protein product: MTYEESVTVEAEREAMRLVGRPYIKPSVAGYFAFAAGFGVSEVYLGLARVPSLAIGFVLFACVVFILGSWERRFQRIASNEWLRIDRENGLRSQSRAPAQ
- a CDS encoding hypothetical protein (product_source=Hypo-rule applied); translation: MSTRFGAVAVSGQQDQAKNIAPAKKRKRAPGRPRVERVYHVIEIRDWHWDYMFGVAVTKFSSGPYDDFRHLVIEGVILQPKALVAAKAKLTCFPDYRLVESERKSTDQPKAVGWISHRGKDYSANLHMPADVLNPVLQMMAAGKYRYVFMEAEKSYRGEAAIRLYRFSELLTDDDLSG
- a CDS encoding hypothetical protein (product_source=Hypo-rule applied), with the protein product MSTSYDVPAELAALEQAGHLVTYKPRRQLPRRRLYLGSQAVKDLTDTNSAFAALGLQGRVRDIFETWTVGGRVWADVKGKPRFLKPIFPPKPEVWEMLMIEPGAQVRIFFVFAEPDTIVASHMRTRSFLGKRNSENWKEAKSDCMSAWNKLFPHPPFKGTKIYDYVTENCDAFAI
- a CDS encoding putative DNA-binding transcriptional regulator AlpA (product_source=COG3311; cog=COG3311; superfamily=46785) encodes the protein MASMKRSKSLSSRAYAPRGLRREAASDWIGVSVGKFDEMVRDGRMPQPKRIDGCVIWDRYRLDEAFDAIGDDRATSSPTFDPSSDISDDLTPPRRFGDRLGKSSRSADDPLSNAYERWQAGQIGMEELPVGKYPNGMRVYADGEWEAIVKASPMRKLEVAALEIYFKAKGAIGYFKGTGLATTERLAARGYVEIVQERGGDRVPYYGITPAGEAEWLRIASARTLG
- a CDS encoding transcriptional regulator with XRE-family HTH domain (product_source=COG1396; cath_funfam=1.10.260.40; cog=COG1396; smart=SM00530; superfamily=47413); protein product: MPSLSELAPLTPEQRADYGVARAKSIAFEAVLNLWRRRRDQGKTQAELAKSLGRDEGWLSKNLRGPGNWTMKTFGELVEALDGDIEIVVHGNEDTLSTTVNSHAYAGYEPQDRIVLTSRLFSPVPMSTGSAAPVVGASSWMTTHPLVSATPSVKS